From one Gadus morhua chromosome 8, gadMor3.0, whole genome shotgun sequence genomic stretch:
- the LOC115548741 gene encoding cytoplasmic dynein 1 intermediate chain 2 isoform X2 has product MSDKSELKAELERKKQRIAQIREEKKRKEEEKKKKDGDAKRGADGSGGPAAEDSDLDRKRREAEALLQSVGITPDLAHAEPLRIITEDTCLFHYLVPAPMSPSNKSVGSDAGSQDSGDGNAGPRTLHWDPDPSTLQLHSDSELMGRGPVKLCMSKVTQVDFLPKEMVSYCKETQTPTETVTHGEQKEEEDEERDAAPVQDLQEEKGEQGEQEEEVKELTEEEKLQLLHTEDFMSFFERGSRIVERALGERVDVCFDYSGRDLEDKEGEMQAGAKLVLNRQFADERWTKNRVVTCLDWSPQYPELLVASYNNNEDAPHEPDGVALVWNLKYKKNTPEYTFHCQSEVMSAGFARFHPNLVVGGTYSGQIVLWDNRSNKRTPVQRTPLSASAHTHPVYCVNVVGTQNAHNLISISTDGKMCSWSLDMLSQPQDSLELMFKQSKAVAVTSMAFPLADVNNFVVGSEDGSVYTACRHGSKAGITDVFEGHHGPVTGLSCHSAAGAVDFSHLFISSSFDWTVKLWSTKSTRPLYSFEDSCDYVYDVMWSPTHPALFACVDLAGRLDLWNLNNDTEVPTASVCVEGAPALNRVRWSHSGREIATGDSDGQVQVYDVGEQICVPKADEWTRFVRTLAEINENREEAEELAA; this is encoded by the exons ATGTCTGACAAGAGTGAGCTGAAGGCCGAGTTGGAGAGGAAGAAGCAGCGCATTGCCCAGATccgagaggagaagaagagaaaagaggaagagaagaaaaagaaggat GGGGATGCTAAGCGTGGAGCGGACGGGTCTGGGGGTCCCGCGGCTGAAGACTCAGATCtggacaggaagaggagagaggcggaggcTCTGCTGCAGAGTGTGGGTATCACCCCTGATTTAGCCCAcg CGGAGCCTCTGAGGATAATAACAGAGGATACGTGTCTGTTTCACTACCTAGTCCCCGCCCCCATGTCTCCTTCCAACAAATCAGTGGGCAGCGACGCCGGGAGCCAGGACTCCGGTGACGGGAACGCCGGacccag GACATTGCACTGGGACCCTGACCCTTCCACTCTGCAGCTCCACTCCGACTCTGAGCTGATGGG ACGTGGACCCGTGAAGCTCTGTATGTCCAAGGTGACACAGGTGGACTTCCTCCCTAAGGAGATGGTGTCCTACTGCAAGGAAACACAGACCCCCACCGAGACAGTTACACATGGAGAGCAGAaagaag aggaggatgaggagagggatgCGGCCCCAGTCCAGGACctccaggaggagaagggggagcagggcgagcaggaggaggagg tcaaggagctgacggaggaggagaagctgcaGCTGCTCCACACCGAGGACTTCATGTCCTTCTTCGAGCGGGGCAGCCGCATCGTGGAGCGGGCTCTGGGCGAGCGCGTGGACGTCTGCTTCGACTACAGCGGGCGGGAcctggaggacaaggaggg CGAAATGCAGGCTGGCGCCAAGTTGGTGCTGAACAGACAGTTTGCAGACGAACGCTGGACAAAGAACCGAGTGGTCACCTGTCTCGACTGGTCCCCACAA TACCCAGAGCTGCTGGTGGCGTCGTACAACAACAACGAGGACGCCCCGCATGAGCCCGACGGCGTGGCACTGGTCTGGAACCTCAAGTACAAGAAGAACACGCCCGAGTACACCTTCCACTGCCAG TCGGAGGTGATGTCAGCAGGCTTCGCCCGCTTCCACCCCAACCTGGTGGTGGGCGGGACGTACTCGGGACAGATCGTCCTGTGGGACAACCGGAGCAACAAGCGCACCCCCGTGCAGAGGACCCCGCTGTCGGCGTCCGCACACACG CACCCGGTGTACTGTGTGAACGTGGTGGGCACCCAGAACGCCCACAACCTGATCAGCATCTCCACAGATGGCAAGATGTGCTCCTGGAGCCTGGACATGCTCTCCCAGCCACAG GACAGCCTGGAGCTCATGTTCAAGCAGAGCAAGGCGGTGGCCGTCACCTCCATGGCCTTCCCCCTCGCCGACGTCAACAACTTTGTGGTGGGCAGCGAGGACGGATCGGTGTACACCGCCTGCCGCCACGGGAG TAAGGCGGGCATCACGGACGTGTTCGAGGGCCACCACGGCCCCGTGACCGGGCTGAGCTGCCACAGCGCGGCGGGGGCCGTGGACTTCTCCcacctcttcatctcctcctccttcgacTGGACCGTCAAGCTCTGGAGCACCAAg AGCACCCGTCCGCTGTACTCGTTTGAGGACAGCTGCGACTACGTGTACGACGTGATGTGGTCCCCCACCCATCCCGCCCTGTTCGCCTGCGTGGACCTGGCCGGGCGCCTGGACCTCTGGAACCTCAACAACGACACCGAG GTCCCGACtgccagcgtgtgtgtggagggggctCCGGCTCTGAACCGCGTGCGGTGGTCCCACTCTGGGCGAGAGATCGCCACCGGGGACTCTGACGGACAGGTGCAGGTCTACGACGTGGGAGAG CAAATCTGCGTCCCCAAGGCGGACGAGTGGACCCGCTTCGTGCGGACGCTGGCCGAGATCAACGAGAACcgcgaggaggcggaggagctgGCCGCCTGA
- the LOC115548741 gene encoding cytoplasmic dynein 1 intermediate chain 2 isoform X4, with the protein MSDKSELKAELERKKQRIAQIREEKKRKEEEKKKKDGDAKRGADGSGGPAAEDSDLDRKRREAEALLQSVGITPDLAHVPAPMSPSNKSVGSDAGSQDSGDGNAGPRTLHWDPDPSTLQLHSDSELMGRGPVKLCMSKVTQVDFLPKEMVSYCKETQTPTETVTHGEQKEEEDEERDAAPVQDLQEEKGEQGEQEEEVKELTEEEKLQLLHTEDFMSFFERGSRIVERALGERVDVCFDYSGRDLEDKEGEMQAGAKLVLNRQFADERWTKNRVVTCLDWSPQYPELLVASYNNNEDAPHEPDGVALVWNLKYKKNTPEYTFHCQSEVMSAGFARFHPNLVVGGTYSGQIVLWDNRSNKRTPVQRTPLSASAHTHPVYCVNVVGTQNAHNLISISTDGKMCSWSLDMLSQPQDSLELMFKQSKAVAVTSMAFPLADVNNFVVGSEDGSVYTACRHGSKAGITDVFEGHHGPVTGLSCHSAAGAVDFSHLFISSSFDWTVKLWSTKSTRPLYSFEDSCDYVYDVMWSPTHPALFACVDLAGRLDLWNLNNDTEVPTASVCVEGAPALNRVRWSHSGREIATGDSDGQVQVYDVGEQICVPKADEWTRFVRTLAEINENREEAEELAA; encoded by the exons ATGTCTGACAAGAGTGAGCTGAAGGCCGAGTTGGAGAGGAAGAAGCAGCGCATTGCCCAGATccgagaggagaagaagagaaaagaggaagagaagaaaaagaaggat GGGGATGCTAAGCGTGGAGCGGACGGGTCTGGGGGTCCCGCGGCTGAAGACTCAGATCtggacaggaagaggagagaggcggaggcTCTGCTGCAGAGTGTGGGTATCACCCCTGATTTAGCCCAcg TCCCCGCCCCCATGTCTCCTTCCAACAAATCAGTGGGCAGCGACGCCGGGAGCCAGGACTCCGGTGACGGGAACGCCGGacccag GACATTGCACTGGGACCCTGACCCTTCCACTCTGCAGCTCCACTCCGACTCTGAGCTGATGGG ACGTGGACCCGTGAAGCTCTGTATGTCCAAGGTGACACAGGTGGACTTCCTCCCTAAGGAGATGGTGTCCTACTGCAAGGAAACACAGACCCCCACCGAGACAGTTACACATGGAGAGCAGAaagaag aggaggatgaggagagggatgCGGCCCCAGTCCAGGACctccaggaggagaagggggagcagggcgagcaggaggaggagg tcaaggagctgacggaggaggagaagctgcaGCTGCTCCACACCGAGGACTTCATGTCCTTCTTCGAGCGGGGCAGCCGCATCGTGGAGCGGGCTCTGGGCGAGCGCGTGGACGTCTGCTTCGACTACAGCGGGCGGGAcctggaggacaaggaggg CGAAATGCAGGCTGGCGCCAAGTTGGTGCTGAACAGACAGTTTGCAGACGAACGCTGGACAAAGAACCGAGTGGTCACCTGTCTCGACTGGTCCCCACAA TACCCAGAGCTGCTGGTGGCGTCGTACAACAACAACGAGGACGCCCCGCATGAGCCCGACGGCGTGGCACTGGTCTGGAACCTCAAGTACAAGAAGAACACGCCCGAGTACACCTTCCACTGCCAG TCGGAGGTGATGTCAGCAGGCTTCGCCCGCTTCCACCCCAACCTGGTGGTGGGCGGGACGTACTCGGGACAGATCGTCCTGTGGGACAACCGGAGCAACAAGCGCACCCCCGTGCAGAGGACCCCGCTGTCGGCGTCCGCACACACG CACCCGGTGTACTGTGTGAACGTGGTGGGCACCCAGAACGCCCACAACCTGATCAGCATCTCCACAGATGGCAAGATGTGCTCCTGGAGCCTGGACATGCTCTCCCAGCCACAG GACAGCCTGGAGCTCATGTTCAAGCAGAGCAAGGCGGTGGCCGTCACCTCCATGGCCTTCCCCCTCGCCGACGTCAACAACTTTGTGGTGGGCAGCGAGGACGGATCGGTGTACACCGCCTGCCGCCACGGGAG TAAGGCGGGCATCACGGACGTGTTCGAGGGCCACCACGGCCCCGTGACCGGGCTGAGCTGCCACAGCGCGGCGGGGGCCGTGGACTTCTCCcacctcttcatctcctcctccttcgacTGGACCGTCAAGCTCTGGAGCACCAAg AGCACCCGTCCGCTGTACTCGTTTGAGGACAGCTGCGACTACGTGTACGACGTGATGTGGTCCCCCACCCATCCCGCCCTGTTCGCCTGCGTGGACCTGGCCGGGCGCCTGGACCTCTGGAACCTCAACAACGACACCGAG GTCCCGACtgccagcgtgtgtgtggagggggctCCGGCTCTGAACCGCGTGCGGTGGTCCCACTCTGGGCGAGAGATCGCCACCGGGGACTCTGACGGACAGGTGCAGGTCTACGACGTGGGAGAG CAAATCTGCGTCCCCAAGGCGGACGAGTGGACCCGCTTCGTGCGGACGCTGGCCGAGATCAACGAGAACcgcgaggaggcggaggagctgGCCGCCTGA
- the LOC115548741 gene encoding cytoplasmic dynein 1 intermediate chain 2 isoform X6, with the protein MSDKSELKAELERKKQRIAQIREEKKRKEEEKKKKDGDAKRGADGSGGPAAEDSDLDRKRREAEALLQSVGITPDLAHAEPLRIITEDTCLFHYLVPAPMSPSNKSVGSDAGSQDSGDGNAGPRRGPVKLCMSKVTQVDFLPKEMVSYCKETQTPTETVTHGEQKEEEDEERDAAPVQDLQEEKGEQGEQEEEVKELTEEEKLQLLHTEDFMSFFERGSRIVERALGERVDVCFDYSGRDLEDKEGEMQAGAKLVLNRQFADERWTKNRVVTCLDWSPQYPELLVASYNNNEDAPHEPDGVALVWNLKYKKNTPEYTFHCQSEVMSAGFARFHPNLVVGGTYSGQIVLWDNRSNKRTPVQRTPLSASAHTHPVYCVNVVGTQNAHNLISISTDGKMCSWSLDMLSQPQDSLELMFKQSKAVAVTSMAFPLADVNNFVVGSEDGSVYTACRHGSKAGITDVFEGHHGPVTGLSCHSAAGAVDFSHLFISSSFDWTVKLWSTKSTRPLYSFEDSCDYVYDVMWSPTHPALFACVDLAGRLDLWNLNNDTEVPTASVCVEGAPALNRVRWSHSGREIATGDSDGQVQVYDVGEQICVPKADEWTRFVRTLAEINENREEAEELAA; encoded by the exons ATGTCTGACAAGAGTGAGCTGAAGGCCGAGTTGGAGAGGAAGAAGCAGCGCATTGCCCAGATccgagaggagaagaagagaaaagaggaagagaagaaaaagaaggat GGGGATGCTAAGCGTGGAGCGGACGGGTCTGGGGGTCCCGCGGCTGAAGACTCAGATCtggacaggaagaggagagaggcggaggcTCTGCTGCAGAGTGTGGGTATCACCCCTGATTTAGCCCAcg CGGAGCCTCTGAGGATAATAACAGAGGATACGTGTCTGTTTCACTACCTAGTCCCCGCCCCCATGTCTCCTTCCAACAAATCAGTGGGCAGCGACGCCGGGAGCCAGGACTCCGGTGACGGGAACGCCGGacccag ACGTGGACCCGTGAAGCTCTGTATGTCCAAGGTGACACAGGTGGACTTCCTCCCTAAGGAGATGGTGTCCTACTGCAAGGAAACACAGACCCCCACCGAGACAGTTACACATGGAGAGCAGAaagaag aggaggatgaggagagggatgCGGCCCCAGTCCAGGACctccaggaggagaagggggagcagggcgagcaggaggaggagg tcaaggagctgacggaggaggagaagctgcaGCTGCTCCACACCGAGGACTTCATGTCCTTCTTCGAGCGGGGCAGCCGCATCGTGGAGCGGGCTCTGGGCGAGCGCGTGGACGTCTGCTTCGACTACAGCGGGCGGGAcctggaggacaaggaggg CGAAATGCAGGCTGGCGCCAAGTTGGTGCTGAACAGACAGTTTGCAGACGAACGCTGGACAAAGAACCGAGTGGTCACCTGTCTCGACTGGTCCCCACAA TACCCAGAGCTGCTGGTGGCGTCGTACAACAACAACGAGGACGCCCCGCATGAGCCCGACGGCGTGGCACTGGTCTGGAACCTCAAGTACAAGAAGAACACGCCCGAGTACACCTTCCACTGCCAG TCGGAGGTGATGTCAGCAGGCTTCGCCCGCTTCCACCCCAACCTGGTGGTGGGCGGGACGTACTCGGGACAGATCGTCCTGTGGGACAACCGGAGCAACAAGCGCACCCCCGTGCAGAGGACCCCGCTGTCGGCGTCCGCACACACG CACCCGGTGTACTGTGTGAACGTGGTGGGCACCCAGAACGCCCACAACCTGATCAGCATCTCCACAGATGGCAAGATGTGCTCCTGGAGCCTGGACATGCTCTCCCAGCCACAG GACAGCCTGGAGCTCATGTTCAAGCAGAGCAAGGCGGTGGCCGTCACCTCCATGGCCTTCCCCCTCGCCGACGTCAACAACTTTGTGGTGGGCAGCGAGGACGGATCGGTGTACACCGCCTGCCGCCACGGGAG TAAGGCGGGCATCACGGACGTGTTCGAGGGCCACCACGGCCCCGTGACCGGGCTGAGCTGCCACAGCGCGGCGGGGGCCGTGGACTTCTCCcacctcttcatctcctcctccttcgacTGGACCGTCAAGCTCTGGAGCACCAAg AGCACCCGTCCGCTGTACTCGTTTGAGGACAGCTGCGACTACGTGTACGACGTGATGTGGTCCCCCACCCATCCCGCCCTGTTCGCCTGCGTGGACCTGGCCGGGCGCCTGGACCTCTGGAACCTCAACAACGACACCGAG GTCCCGACtgccagcgtgtgtgtggagggggctCCGGCTCTGAACCGCGTGCGGTGGTCCCACTCTGGGCGAGAGATCGCCACCGGGGACTCTGACGGACAGGTGCAGGTCTACGACGTGGGAGAG CAAATCTGCGTCCCCAAGGCGGACGAGTGGACCCGCTTCGTGCGGACGCTGGCCGAGATCAACGAGAACcgcgaggaggcggaggagctgGCCGCCTGA
- the LOC115548741 gene encoding cytoplasmic dynein 1 intermediate chain 2 isoform X1, whose product MSDKSELKAELERKKQRIAQIREEKKRKEEEKKKKDGDAKRGADGSGGPAAEDSDLDRKRREAEALLQSVGITPDLAHAEPLRIITEDTCLFHYLVPAPMSPSNKSVGSDAGSQDSGDGNAGPRTLHWDPDPSTLQLHSDSELMGRGPVKLCMSKVTQVDFLPKEMVSYCKETQTPTETVTHGEQKEEEEDEERDAAPVQDLQEEKGEQGEQEEEVKELTEEEKLQLLHTEDFMSFFERGSRIVERALGERVDVCFDYSGRDLEDKEGEMQAGAKLVLNRQFADERWTKNRVVTCLDWSPQYPELLVASYNNNEDAPHEPDGVALVWNLKYKKNTPEYTFHCQSEVMSAGFARFHPNLVVGGTYSGQIVLWDNRSNKRTPVQRTPLSASAHTHPVYCVNVVGTQNAHNLISISTDGKMCSWSLDMLSQPQDSLELMFKQSKAVAVTSMAFPLADVNNFVVGSEDGSVYTACRHGSKAGITDVFEGHHGPVTGLSCHSAAGAVDFSHLFISSSFDWTVKLWSTKSTRPLYSFEDSCDYVYDVMWSPTHPALFACVDLAGRLDLWNLNNDTEVPTASVCVEGAPALNRVRWSHSGREIATGDSDGQVQVYDVGEQICVPKADEWTRFVRTLAEINENREEAEELAA is encoded by the exons ATGTCTGACAAGAGTGAGCTGAAGGCCGAGTTGGAGAGGAAGAAGCAGCGCATTGCCCAGATccgagaggagaagaagagaaaagaggaagagaagaaaaagaaggat GGGGATGCTAAGCGTGGAGCGGACGGGTCTGGGGGTCCCGCGGCTGAAGACTCAGATCtggacaggaagaggagagaggcggaggcTCTGCTGCAGAGTGTGGGTATCACCCCTGATTTAGCCCAcg CGGAGCCTCTGAGGATAATAACAGAGGATACGTGTCTGTTTCACTACCTAGTCCCCGCCCCCATGTCTCCTTCCAACAAATCAGTGGGCAGCGACGCCGGGAGCCAGGACTCCGGTGACGGGAACGCCGGacccag GACATTGCACTGGGACCCTGACCCTTCCACTCTGCAGCTCCACTCCGACTCTGAGCTGATGGG ACGTGGACCCGTGAAGCTCTGTATGTCCAAGGTGACACAGGTGGACTTCCTCCCTAAGGAGATGGTGTCCTACTGCAAGGAAACACAGACCCCCACCGAGACAGTTACACATGGAGAGCAGAaagaag aagaggaggatgaggagagggatgCGGCCCCAGTCCAGGACctccaggaggagaagggggagcagggcgagcaggaggaggagg tcaaggagctgacggaggaggagaagctgcaGCTGCTCCACACCGAGGACTTCATGTCCTTCTTCGAGCGGGGCAGCCGCATCGTGGAGCGGGCTCTGGGCGAGCGCGTGGACGTCTGCTTCGACTACAGCGGGCGGGAcctggaggacaaggaggg CGAAATGCAGGCTGGCGCCAAGTTGGTGCTGAACAGACAGTTTGCAGACGAACGCTGGACAAAGAACCGAGTGGTCACCTGTCTCGACTGGTCCCCACAA TACCCAGAGCTGCTGGTGGCGTCGTACAACAACAACGAGGACGCCCCGCATGAGCCCGACGGCGTGGCACTGGTCTGGAACCTCAAGTACAAGAAGAACACGCCCGAGTACACCTTCCACTGCCAG TCGGAGGTGATGTCAGCAGGCTTCGCCCGCTTCCACCCCAACCTGGTGGTGGGCGGGACGTACTCGGGACAGATCGTCCTGTGGGACAACCGGAGCAACAAGCGCACCCCCGTGCAGAGGACCCCGCTGTCGGCGTCCGCACACACG CACCCGGTGTACTGTGTGAACGTGGTGGGCACCCAGAACGCCCACAACCTGATCAGCATCTCCACAGATGGCAAGATGTGCTCCTGGAGCCTGGACATGCTCTCCCAGCCACAG GACAGCCTGGAGCTCATGTTCAAGCAGAGCAAGGCGGTGGCCGTCACCTCCATGGCCTTCCCCCTCGCCGACGTCAACAACTTTGTGGTGGGCAGCGAGGACGGATCGGTGTACACCGCCTGCCGCCACGGGAG TAAGGCGGGCATCACGGACGTGTTCGAGGGCCACCACGGCCCCGTGACCGGGCTGAGCTGCCACAGCGCGGCGGGGGCCGTGGACTTCTCCcacctcttcatctcctcctccttcgacTGGACCGTCAAGCTCTGGAGCACCAAg AGCACCCGTCCGCTGTACTCGTTTGAGGACAGCTGCGACTACGTGTACGACGTGATGTGGTCCCCCACCCATCCCGCCCTGTTCGCCTGCGTGGACCTGGCCGGGCGCCTGGACCTCTGGAACCTCAACAACGACACCGAG GTCCCGACtgccagcgtgtgtgtggagggggctCCGGCTCTGAACCGCGTGCGGTGGTCCCACTCTGGGCGAGAGATCGCCACCGGGGACTCTGACGGACAGGTGCAGGTCTACGACGTGGGAGAG CAAATCTGCGTCCCCAAGGCGGACGAGTGGACCCGCTTCGTGCGGACGCTGGCCGAGATCAACGAGAACcgcgaggaggcggaggagctgGCCGCCTGA
- the LOC115548741 gene encoding cytoplasmic dynein 1 intermediate chain 2 isoform X7, translating to MSDKSELKAELERKKQRIAQIREEKKRKEEEKKKKDGDAKRGADGSGGPAAEDSDLDRKRREAEALLQSVGITPDLAHVPAPMSPSNKSVGSDAGSQDSGDGNAGPRRGPVKLCMSKVTQVDFLPKEMVSYCKETQTPTETVTHGEQKEEEEDEERDAAPVQDLQEEKGEQGEQEEEVKELTEEEKLQLLHTEDFMSFFERGSRIVERALGERVDVCFDYSGRDLEDKEGEMQAGAKLVLNRQFADERWTKNRVVTCLDWSPQYPELLVASYNNNEDAPHEPDGVALVWNLKYKKNTPEYTFHCQSEVMSAGFARFHPNLVVGGTYSGQIVLWDNRSNKRTPVQRTPLSASAHTHPVYCVNVVGTQNAHNLISISTDGKMCSWSLDMLSQPQDSLELMFKQSKAVAVTSMAFPLADVNNFVVGSEDGSVYTACRHGSKAGITDVFEGHHGPVTGLSCHSAAGAVDFSHLFISSSFDWTVKLWSTKSTRPLYSFEDSCDYVYDVMWSPTHPALFACVDLAGRLDLWNLNNDTEVPTASVCVEGAPALNRVRWSHSGREIATGDSDGQVQVYDVGEQICVPKADEWTRFVRTLAEINENREEAEELAA from the exons ATGTCTGACAAGAGTGAGCTGAAGGCCGAGTTGGAGAGGAAGAAGCAGCGCATTGCCCAGATccgagaggagaagaagagaaaagaggaagagaagaaaaagaaggat GGGGATGCTAAGCGTGGAGCGGACGGGTCTGGGGGTCCCGCGGCTGAAGACTCAGATCtggacaggaagaggagagaggcggaggcTCTGCTGCAGAGTGTGGGTATCACCCCTGATTTAGCCCAcg TCCCCGCCCCCATGTCTCCTTCCAACAAATCAGTGGGCAGCGACGCCGGGAGCCAGGACTCCGGTGACGGGAACGCCGGacccag ACGTGGACCCGTGAAGCTCTGTATGTCCAAGGTGACACAGGTGGACTTCCTCCCTAAGGAGATGGTGTCCTACTGCAAGGAAACACAGACCCCCACCGAGACAGTTACACATGGAGAGCAGAaagaag aagaggaggatgaggagagggatgCGGCCCCAGTCCAGGACctccaggaggagaagggggagcagggcgagcaggaggaggagg tcaaggagctgacggaggaggagaagctgcaGCTGCTCCACACCGAGGACTTCATGTCCTTCTTCGAGCGGGGCAGCCGCATCGTGGAGCGGGCTCTGGGCGAGCGCGTGGACGTCTGCTTCGACTACAGCGGGCGGGAcctggaggacaaggaggg CGAAATGCAGGCTGGCGCCAAGTTGGTGCTGAACAGACAGTTTGCAGACGAACGCTGGACAAAGAACCGAGTGGTCACCTGTCTCGACTGGTCCCCACAA TACCCAGAGCTGCTGGTGGCGTCGTACAACAACAACGAGGACGCCCCGCATGAGCCCGACGGCGTGGCACTGGTCTGGAACCTCAAGTACAAGAAGAACACGCCCGAGTACACCTTCCACTGCCAG TCGGAGGTGATGTCAGCAGGCTTCGCCCGCTTCCACCCCAACCTGGTGGTGGGCGGGACGTACTCGGGACAGATCGTCCTGTGGGACAACCGGAGCAACAAGCGCACCCCCGTGCAGAGGACCCCGCTGTCGGCGTCCGCACACACG CACCCGGTGTACTGTGTGAACGTGGTGGGCACCCAGAACGCCCACAACCTGATCAGCATCTCCACAGATGGCAAGATGTGCTCCTGGAGCCTGGACATGCTCTCCCAGCCACAG GACAGCCTGGAGCTCATGTTCAAGCAGAGCAAGGCGGTGGCCGTCACCTCCATGGCCTTCCCCCTCGCCGACGTCAACAACTTTGTGGTGGGCAGCGAGGACGGATCGGTGTACACCGCCTGCCGCCACGGGAG TAAGGCGGGCATCACGGACGTGTTCGAGGGCCACCACGGCCCCGTGACCGGGCTGAGCTGCCACAGCGCGGCGGGGGCCGTGGACTTCTCCcacctcttcatctcctcctccttcgacTGGACCGTCAAGCTCTGGAGCACCAAg AGCACCCGTCCGCTGTACTCGTTTGAGGACAGCTGCGACTACGTGTACGACGTGATGTGGTCCCCCACCCATCCCGCCCTGTTCGCCTGCGTGGACCTGGCCGGGCGCCTGGACCTCTGGAACCTCAACAACGACACCGAG GTCCCGACtgccagcgtgtgtgtggagggggctCCGGCTCTGAACCGCGTGCGGTGGTCCCACTCTGGGCGAGAGATCGCCACCGGGGACTCTGACGGACAGGTGCAGGTCTACGACGTGGGAGAG CAAATCTGCGTCCCCAAGGCGGACGAGTGGACCCGCTTCGTGCGGACGCTGGCCGAGATCAACGAGAACcgcgaggaggcggaggagctgGCCGCCTGA